The Globicephala melas chromosome 20, mGloMel1.2, whole genome shotgun sequence genome contains a region encoding:
- the QRICH2 gene encoding glutamine-rich protein 2 isoform X2 — protein MPPGTTAAPSVSLRELADLAIGTPEVGAVNFTALHTLIVAMLKNLNLQDTRIDFPSPMLEQSRLFESPRVSSSRAQLQALESQVEDLGGQVQDLSLQLETMGGQVQAIVQNFPSQAGGLDARDWLEMKDLPLLTEGKAQVGSTKVRKDGEPVPKGMELLQDIKEDAKILKEAQQKAKEQPELHPEKLLQRVDELEKLMRERDKFLEIVSWKLRAIPDAEEATMVTWEELEQAVTGGRMASQMVSESSTRLPRRKGQGSMTSNDKIPSGASTKHPSVDEAIESASGFGTDETSGTSGIGYSSEGVTGREQSKGASATGFPGREEHSRSREEAGLTKHRPQLRAESDRRRAGEQHGLAHLRRDERDAHLGPVYQDVSSATLPRALHGHVSPDQHGGVHVSQGQVYARPDQHGLGPLGMNQPASLQPSTYAHGAVPLAVGQLGVTPPGMDEQELVLAGMAQSDAVPPLVSGRDQQGLGLPGTDQPGMVPLGTYQHGVILPGIDQHGIKQAGMDESGVGPLGTDQHGLVPLGVDQHGFVIFGTDQQGLLSPGLMQVAADQQGFVQPSLGTSGFIQPGTEQHDTIQPSAGQPALVQPSIGQPGLVQPGAGQPGLVQPGAGQPGLVQPGAAGQPGLVQPGAAGQPGLVQPGAGQPGLVQPGTGQPGLVQPGAGQPGLVQPGTGQPGLVQPGTGQPGLVQPGAGQPGLVQPGTGQPGLVQPGAGQPGLVQPGAGQPGLVQPGAGQPGLVQPGAAGQPGLVQPGAAGQPGLVQPGAGQPGLVQPGAGQPGLVQPGAGQPGLVQPGAGQPGLVQPDTGSHGFFQPGVSVPGLVPPGTYPPGLVQPGGYPHGLVQSGAYPRGFMQPHADQRGLVQPVIDQHWLRQSGTDQGLIPPGTELHGFPTYHADPRSFISPRPYQHGVAPPGRDQYGRVSPLVASQGLASPSIDREGLVPRETYQQGLMRPGPDQRGPKPLRTGVGSARQDQQHLEAPEPEQHDRAHSVPDSHGPGYQGVDQYVEVGLDPNEIRGSVRPGVSVQTSPSQGAPLLRSTRSLDYLYRGLSERSDVQGEKRDSLDKLAPSFPMAVETFRLLGELIGLYLELKENVKDLDDEQAGQTDLEKIQYLLTLMVKKSIPADLQEQLKTLKALTKEVQQEKAKLEKVNRILEGEGEQETGKEVNAGQLSLQLDVLRVTVADIEKELAELRESQERGKVSMEHSVSEASLYLQDQLDKLRTIIENMMASSSTLLSMSMSAAPHKLPTTLAPSQIDPAATCPACSLDLSHRVSTLVQRYEQLQDMVSSLAASRPSKKAKQQSQDEELLGRVQSAILQVQGDCEKLSIITGNLIEDHRQRQKDIEVLYQGLEKLQKEKANREHLELEINVKADKSALAAKVSRVQFDATTEQLNHMMQELVAKMSGREGDWQKMLDRLLVQMDNKLDRLELDPVKQSLEDGWKSLRLQLKERSPLYQVDEAAAMRRQLLAHFHCLSCDRPLEMPVTGQVIPLTPVGPGLPGHRSIRPYTVFELEQVRQQSRNLQLGSAAFPWGNLGQTERSAGRLRSLHSKMLMDIEKVQIHFGGSVKASSQMIRELLRSQCLGCPCYRRLPDAADHTYGRSPRSCGGSHTLTYPSRRTRLQHLAQGLYPTEETQIARKHDEVDILGLDGHIYKGRMDTRLPDILNKDNSGIKHKAKQSRPHVHRQQSLSDSGQLPSRSQSAQMLAGNDSACHVAPWPGCPLSERPDPPRGNGAGPPTTAQPRASPPLCPRSTLSTPR, from the exons ATGCCGCCCGGGACGACGGCGGCCCCCTCGGTCTCCCTCCGGGAGCTGGCCGATCTCGCCATCGGCACCCCAGAGGTGGGCGCCGTCAACTTCACGGCCCTGCACACGCTCATCGTGGCCATGCTCAAGAATCTCAACCTGCAGGATACTCGGATCGACTTCCCGTCCCCGATGCTCGAGCAGAGTCGCTTGTTCGAGTCCCCGCGGGTCTCGAGCAGCAGGGCACAGCTGCAGGCGCTGGAGAGCCAGGTGGAGGACCTGGGCGGGCAGGTCCAGGACCTCAGCCTGCAGCTCGAGACCATGGGGGGCCAGGTGCAGGCCATCGTGCAAAACTTCCCGTCCCAGGCCGGCGGGCTGGACGCCCGGGACTGGCTGGAAATGAAGGATCTGCCCTTGCTTACGGAGGGGAAAGCACAAGTAGGGTCGACGAAAGTCCGGAAGGACGGCGAGCCGGTACCCAAG GGTATGGAGCTGCTCCAGGACATCAAGGAAGACGCGAAAATACTGAAGGAAGCCCAGCAAAAGGCGAAGGAGCAACCCGAGTTGCACCCGGAG AAACTCCTCCAACGGGTTGATGAACTGGAGAAGCTAATgagagaaagggacaaattcctG GAAATAGTGAGCTGGAAGCTCCGTGCGATTCCTGATGCAGAAGAAGCCACCATGGTCACCTGGGAAGAGCTGGAGCAGGCGGTTACTGGCGGCCGGATGGCCTCACAAATG GTCTCAGAGTCATCAACAAGGCTTCCTAGGCGCAAAGGGCAGGGTTCCATGACATCAAACGATAAAATTCCAAGTGGGGCCTCTACCAAGCATCCAAGTGTTGACGAGGCTATAGAGTCTGCCAGTGGTTTTGGCACAGATGAGACCTCGGGAACCAGTGGCATAGGATACTCCTCTGAAGGGGTTACTGGCAGGGAACAAAGCAAAGGTGCATCTGCTACTGGGTTTCCTGGTAGAGAAGAGCACTCAAGGTCCCGTGAAGAAGCTGGCCTAACCAAACACCGTCCCCAATTGAGAGCAGAGTCAGATCGTCGCCGGGCTGGAGAGCAGCACGGCTTAGCACATCTACGCAGAGATGAACGAGATGCACACCTTGGCCCAGTTTATCAGGACGTATCCTCCGCCACCTTGCCTAGAGCTCTGCATGGTCATGTGTCCCCAGATCAGCATGGGGGAGTGCACGTTAGCCAGGGTCAGGTCTATGCACGGCCAGACCAACATGGATTAGGACCACTTGGCATGAATCAGCCTGCATCGCTACAACCTAGCACTTACGCACATGGTGCGGTACCCCTCGCTGTGGGTCAGCTTGGGGTGACGCCGCCTGGAATGGATGAGCAGGAATTGGTACTAGCTGGCATGGCTCAGAGTGATGCAGTGCCACCATTGGTATCTGGCAGAGATCAGCAAGGATTGGGACTACCTGGTACAGACCAGCCTGGTATGGTTCCACTTGGCACATATCAGCATGGTGTGATACTTCCTGGCATAGACCAACATGGTATAAAACAGGCTGGCATGGACGAGAGTGGTGTGGGACCACTTGGCACTGATCAGCATGGATTGGTACCTCTTGGGGTAGATCAGCATGGATTCGTAATATTTGGCACGGATCAGCAGGGCTTGCTGTCACCTGGTTTGATGCAAGTTGCTGCAGATCAGCAAGGTTTTGTACAGCCCAGTTTGGGAACATCTGGCTTCATAcaacctggcacagagcagcatGATACGATCCAGCCCAGTGCAGGTCAGCCTGCTTTGGTCCAACCCAGTATAGGTCAGCCTGGTTTGGTGCAACCTGGTGCCGGTCAACCTGGTTTGGTGCAACCTGGTGCAGGTCAACCTGGTTTGGTGCAGCCTGGTGCTGCAGGTCAGCCTGGTTTGGTGCAACCTGGTGCTGCAGGTCAGCCTGGTTTGGTCCAGCCTGGTGCAGGTCAGCCTGGTTTGGTGCAACCTGGTACAGGTCAGCCTGGTTTGGTGCAACCTGGTGCAGGTCAGCCTGGTTTGGTGCAACCTGGTACAGGTCAGCCTGGTTTGGTGCAACCTGGTACAGGTCAGCCTGGTTTGGTCCAGCCTGGTGCAGGTCAGCCTGGTTTGGTGCAACCTGGTACAGGTCAGCCTGGTTTGGTGCAACCTGGTGCAGGTCAGCCTGGTTTGGTGCAACCTGGTGCAGGTCAGCCTGGTTTGGTGCAACCTGGTGCAGGTCAGCCTGGTTTGGTGCAGCCTGGCGCTGCAG GTCAGCCTGGTTTGGTGCAGCCTGGTGCTGCAGGTCAGCCTGGTTTGGTGCAACCTGGTGCAGGTCAGCCTGGTTTGGTGCAACCTGGTGCAGGTCAGCCTGGTTTGGTGCAACCTGGTGCAGGTCAGCCTGGTTTGGTCCAACCTGGTGCAGGTCAGCCTGGTTTGGTGCAGCCTGATACAGGTTCACATGGCTTTTTTCAACCTGGTGTATCTGTGCCTGGCTTGGTTCCACCTGGTACATATCCACCTGGTCTGGTACAGCCTGGTGGCTATCCACATGGCTTGGTCCAATCTGGTGCCTATCCACGTGGTTTCATGCAGCCTCATGCCGATCAGCGTGGTTTGGTTCAACCTGTAATAGATCAGCATTGGTTGAGGCAATCTGGTACAGATCAAGGCTTGATACCACCAGGCACAGAGCTTCATGGCTTTCCAACATACCATGCAGATCCTCGAAGTTTTATATCACCACGCCCATACCAGCATGGTGTGGCACCTCCTGGCAGAGATCAGTATGGTCGGGTGTCACCACTCGTAGCCAGTCAAGGTTTGGCATCACCAAGTATAGACCGAGAAGGCTTGGTACCACGAGAGACTTATCAACAAGGTTTGATGCGTCCTGGCCCAGACCAGCGTGGCCCAAAACCATTACGCACGGGTGTGGGATCTGCACGCCAGGATCAACAGCATTTGGAAGCACCTGAACCAGAGCAGCATGACCGGGCACATTCTGTCCCAGACTCCCATGGCCCAGGGTACCAAGGTGTAGATCAGTATGTCGAGGTGGGTTTGGACCCAAATGAAATACGCGGCTCAGTCCGACCTGGAGTTTCTGTTCAGACTTCCCCAAGCCAAGGTGCCCCCTTGCTCAGGAGCACACGCTCCCTCGACTATTTATACCGAGGCTTATCAGAAAGGAGTGATGTTCAGGGTGAGAAACGTGATTCACTGGATAAGTTGGCTCCTAGCTTCCCCATGGCAGTGGAAACATTTCGTCTGTTGGGAGAGCTTATCGGCCTCTACCTGGAGCTTAAGGAGAACGTAAAGGATCTGGATGATGAACAAGCTGGCCAAACAGACTTGGAGAAGATCCAGTACCTGCTGACACTGATGG TCAAGAAGTCCATACCCGCTGACCTGCAGGAACAGCTGAAGACCTTAAAGGCCTTGACCAAAGAAGTCCAGCAGGAAAAAGCAAAA CTGGAGAAGGTGAACAGGAtcctggagggggagggagagcaaGAAACAGGAAAGGAGGTGAACGCTGGCCAGCTGAGCCTGCAGCTGGATGTCCTCAG AGTCACCGTGGCTGACATCGAGAAGGAGCTGGCGGAGCTGAGGGAGAGTCAAGAACGGGGCAAGGTCAGCATGGAACATTCGGTCTCCGAAGCCTCCCTTTACCTGCAGGATCAG TTAGACAAGCTCAGGACGATCATCGAGAACATGATGGCTTCGTCCTCCACGCTGCTGTCCATGAGCATGAGCGCGGCCCCGCACAAGCTCCCGACCACCCTGGCACCCAGCCAGATCGACCCTGCGGCCACCTGCCCAGCCTGCAGCCTGGACCTGAGCCACCGGGTCAGCACGCTGGTGCAGCGCTACGAGCAGCTCCAGGACATGGTCAGCAGCCTGGCTGCCTCCCGGCCCTCCAAGAAGGccaagcagcagagccag GATGAAGAGCTACTGGGCCGCGTGCAGAGCGCCATCCTGCAGGTACAGGGCGACTGTGAGAAACTCAGCATCATCACCGGCAACCTCATAGAGGACCATCGGCAGAGGCAGAAGGACATCGAA GTGTTGTACCAGGGTCTGGAGAAGCTGCAGAAGGAAAAGGCCAACAGGGAACACCTGGAGCTGGAGATCAATGTG AAAGCCGACAAGAGTGCCCTGGCGGCCAAAGTGAGCCGTGTCCAGTTTGACGCCACCACGGAGCAGCTGAACCACATGATGCAGGAGCTGGTGGCCAAGATGAGCGGGCGGGAGGGGGACTGGCAGAAGATGCTGGACAGGCTCCTGGTGCAGATGGACAAcaag CTGGACCGCCTGGAGCTGGACCCAGTGAAGCAGTCACTGGAGGATGGCTGGAAATCCTTGCGACTGCAGCTCAAAGAACGTTCTCCGCTCTACCAGGTGGACGAGGCAGCCGCCATGCGGAG GCAGCTCCTGGCACACTTCCACTGCCTCTCATGTGACCGTCCCCTGGAGATGCCTGTGACTGGACA AGTCATCCCCCTGACTCCTGTGGGCCCAGGCCTGCCCGGGCACCGGTCCATCCGCCCTTACACGGTCTTTGAACTGGAGCAGGTCCGGCAGCAGAGCCGCAA ccTGCAGCTGGGCAGCGCTGCCTTCCCCTGGGGCAACCTGGGGCAGACGGAGCGGAGCGCGGGGCGCCTGCGCAGCTTGCACTCCAAGATGCTGATGGACATCGAGAAGGTGCAGATCCACTTCGGGGGCTCCGTCAAGGCCAGCAGCCAGATGATCCGCGAGCTGCTGCGCTCCCAGTGCCTCGGCTGCCCCTGCTACAGACG GCTGCCAGATGCGGCCGATCACACCTACGGGAGGTCGCCCCGGAGCTGCGGGGGCAGCCACACCCTCACCTACCCCTCCCGCCGCACCCGCCtgcagcacctggcacagggcctgTACCCCACCGAGGAGACCCAGATCGCCAGGAAG CACGACGAGGTGGATATCCTGGGCCTGGACGGACATATTTACAAGGGACGGATGGATACAAGGCTGCCGGACATCCTGAACAAAGACA ATTCGGGGATAAAGCATAAGGCCAAGCAGTCCCGGCCCCACGTGCACCGGCAGCAGTCACTCAGCGACAGCGGTCAGCTGCCCTCACGGTCCCAGAGCGCTCAGATGCTGGCTGGCAACGACTCAG CCTGTCACGTGGCCCCCTGGCCAGGATGCCCCTTATCAGAGCGTCCAGACCCACCACGTGGCAATGGAGCTGGTCCCCCAACCACAGCACAGCCGAGAGCCTCACCACCCCTCTGCCCAAGGAGCACGCTCTCCACACCAAGGTAA
- the QRICH2 gene encoding glutamine-rich protein 2 isoform X3: protein MPPGTTAAPSVSLRELADLAIGTPEVGAVNFTALHTLIVAMLKNLNLQDTRIDFPSPMLEQSRLFESPRVSSSRAQLQALESQVEDLGGQVQDLSLQLETMGGQVQAIVQNFPSQAGGLDARDWLEMKDLPLLTEGKAQVGSTKVRKDGEPVPKGMELLQDIKEDAKILKEAQQKAKEQPELHPEKLLQRVDELEKLMRERDKFLEIVSWKLRAIPDAEEATMVTWEELEQAVTGGRMASQMVSESSTRLPRRKGQGSMTSNDKIPSGASTKHPSVDEAIESASGFGTDETSGTSGIGYSSEGVTGREQSKGASATGFPGREEHSRSREEAGLTKHRPQLRAESDRRRAGEQHGLAHLRRDERDAHLGPVYQDVSSATLPRALHGHVSPDQHGGVHVSQGQVYARPDQHGLGPLGMNQPASLQPSTYAHGAVPLAVGQLGVTPPGMDEQELVLAGMAQSDAVPPLVSGRDQQGLGLPGTDQPGMVPLGTYQHGVILPGIDQHGIKQAGMDESGVGPLGTDQHGLVPLGVDQHGFVIFGTDQQGLLSPGLMQVAADQQGFVQPSLGTSGFIQPGTEQHDTIQPSAGQPALVQPSIGQPGLVQPGAGQPGLVQPGAGQPGLVQPGAAGQPGLVQPGAAGQPGLVQPGAGQPGLVQPGTGQPGLVQPGAGQPGLVQPGTGQPGLVQPGTGQPGLVQPGAGQPGLVQPGTGQPGLVQPGAGQPGLVQPGAGQPGLVQPGAGQPGLVQPGAAGQPGLVQPGAAGQPGLVQPGAGQPGLVQPGAGQPGLVQPGAGQPGLVQPGAGQPGLVQPDTGSHGFFQPGVSVPGLVPPGTYPPGLVQPGGYPHGLVQSGAYPRGFMQPHADQRGLVQPVIDQHWLRQSGTDQGLIPPGTELHGFPTYHADPRSFISPRPYQHGVAPPGRDQYGRVSPLVASQGLASPSIDREGLVPRETYQQGLMRPGPDQRGPKPLRTGVGSARQDQQHLEAPEPEQHDRAHSVPDSHGPGYQGVDQYVEVGLDPNEIRGSVRPGVSVQTSPSQGAPLLRSTRSLDYLYRGLSERSDVQGEKRDSLDKLAPSFPMAVETFRLLGELIGLYLELKENVKDLDDEQAGQTDLEKIQYLLTLMVKKSIPADLQEQLKTLKALTKEVQQEKAKLEKVNRILEGEGEQETGKEVNAGQLSLQLDVLRVTVADIEKELAELRESQERGKVSMEHSVSEASLYLQDQLDKLRTIIENMMASSSTLLSMSMSAAPHKLPTTLAPSQIDPAATCPACSLDLSHRVSTLVQRYEQLQDMVSSLAASRPSKKAKQQSQDEELLGRVQSAILQVQGDCEKLSIITGNLIEDHRQRQKDIEVLYQGLEKLQKEKANREHLELEINVKADKSALAAKVSRVQFDATTEQLNHMMQELVAKMSGREGDWQKMLDRLLVQMDNKLDRLELDPVKQSLEDGWKSLRLQLKERSPLYQVDEAAAMRRQLLAHFHCLSCDRPLEMPVTGQVIPLTPVGPGLPGHRSIRPYTVFELEQVRQQSRNLQLGSAAFPWGNLGQTERSAGRLRSLHSKMLMDIEKVQIHFGGSVKASSQMIRELLRSQCLGCPCYRRLPDAADHTYGRSPRSCGGSHTLTYPSRRTRLQHLAQGLYPTEETQIARKHDEVDILGLDGHIYKGRMDTRLPDILNKDNSGIKHKAKQSRPHVHRQQSLSDSGQLPSRSQSAQMLAGNDSEEEIGTELQPKLWLQARVHPLLTCADSHLPSEMTPDDSSPAQ from the exons ATGCCGCCCGGGACGACGGCGGCCCCCTCGGTCTCCCTCCGGGAGCTGGCCGATCTCGCCATCGGCACCCCAGAGGTGGGCGCCGTCAACTTCACGGCCCTGCACACGCTCATCGTGGCCATGCTCAAGAATCTCAACCTGCAGGATACTCGGATCGACTTCCCGTCCCCGATGCTCGAGCAGAGTCGCTTGTTCGAGTCCCCGCGGGTCTCGAGCAGCAGGGCACAGCTGCAGGCGCTGGAGAGCCAGGTGGAGGACCTGGGCGGGCAGGTCCAGGACCTCAGCCTGCAGCTCGAGACCATGGGGGGCCAGGTGCAGGCCATCGTGCAAAACTTCCCGTCCCAGGCCGGCGGGCTGGACGCCCGGGACTGGCTGGAAATGAAGGATCTGCCCTTGCTTACGGAGGGGAAAGCACAAGTAGGGTCGACGAAAGTCCGGAAGGACGGCGAGCCGGTACCCAAG GGTATGGAGCTGCTCCAGGACATCAAGGAAGACGCGAAAATACTGAAGGAAGCCCAGCAAAAGGCGAAGGAGCAACCCGAGTTGCACCCGGAG AAACTCCTCCAACGGGTTGATGAACTGGAGAAGCTAATgagagaaagggacaaattcctG GAAATAGTGAGCTGGAAGCTCCGTGCGATTCCTGATGCAGAAGAAGCCACCATGGTCACCTGGGAAGAGCTGGAGCAGGCGGTTACTGGCGGCCGGATGGCCTCACAAATG GTCTCAGAGTCATCAACAAGGCTTCCTAGGCGCAAAGGGCAGGGTTCCATGACATCAAACGATAAAATTCCAAGTGGGGCCTCTACCAAGCATCCAAGTGTTGACGAGGCTATAGAGTCTGCCAGTGGTTTTGGCACAGATGAGACCTCGGGAACCAGTGGCATAGGATACTCCTCTGAAGGGGTTACTGGCAGGGAACAAAGCAAAGGTGCATCTGCTACTGGGTTTCCTGGTAGAGAAGAGCACTCAAGGTCCCGTGAAGAAGCTGGCCTAACCAAACACCGTCCCCAATTGAGAGCAGAGTCAGATCGTCGCCGGGCTGGAGAGCAGCACGGCTTAGCACATCTACGCAGAGATGAACGAGATGCACACCTTGGCCCAGTTTATCAGGACGTATCCTCCGCCACCTTGCCTAGAGCTCTGCATGGTCATGTGTCCCCAGATCAGCATGGGGGAGTGCACGTTAGCCAGGGTCAGGTCTATGCACGGCCAGACCAACATGGATTAGGACCACTTGGCATGAATCAGCCTGCATCGCTACAACCTAGCACTTACGCACATGGTGCGGTACCCCTCGCTGTGGGTCAGCTTGGGGTGACGCCGCCTGGAATGGATGAGCAGGAATTGGTACTAGCTGGCATGGCTCAGAGTGATGCAGTGCCACCATTGGTATCTGGCAGAGATCAGCAAGGATTGGGACTACCTGGTACAGACCAGCCTGGTATGGTTCCACTTGGCACATATCAGCATGGTGTGATACTTCCTGGCATAGACCAACATGGTATAAAACAGGCTGGCATGGACGAGAGTGGTGTGGGACCACTTGGCACTGATCAGCATGGATTGGTACCTCTTGGGGTAGATCAGCATGGATTCGTAATATTTGGCACGGATCAGCAGGGCTTGCTGTCACCTGGTTTGATGCAAGTTGCTGCAGATCAGCAAGGTTTTGTACAGCCCAGTTTGGGAACATCTGGCTTCATAcaacctggcacagagcagcatGATACGATCCAGCCCAGTGCAGGTCAGCCTGCTTTGGTCCAACCCAGTATAGGTCAGCCTGGTTTGGTGCAACCTGGTGCCGGTCAACCTGGTTTGGTGCAACCTGGTGCAGGTCAACCTGGTTTGGTGCAGCCTGGTGCTGCAGGTCAGCCTGGTTTGGTGCAACCTGGTGCTGCAGGTCAGCCTGGTTTGGTCCAGCCTGGTGCAGGTCAGCCTGGTTTGGTGCAACCTGGTACAGGTCAGCCTGGTTTGGTGCAACCTGGTGCAGGTCAGCCTGGTTTGGTGCAACCTGGTACAGGTCAGCCTGGTTTGGTGCAACCTGGTACAGGTCAGCCTGGTTTGGTCCAGCCTGGTGCAGGTCAGCCTGGTTTGGTGCAACCTGGTACAGGTCAGCCTGGTTTGGTGCAACCTGGTGCAGGTCAGCCTGGTTTGGTGCAACCTGGTGCAGGTCAGCCTGGTTTGGTGCAACCTGGTGCAGGTCAGCCTGGTTTGGTGCAGCCTGGCGCTGCAG GTCAGCCTGGTTTGGTGCAGCCTGGTGCTGCAGGTCAGCCTGGTTTGGTGCAACCTGGTGCAGGTCAGCCTGGTTTGGTGCAACCTGGTGCAGGTCAGCCTGGTTTGGTGCAACCTGGTGCAGGTCAGCCTGGTTTGGTCCAACCTGGTGCAGGTCAGCCTGGTTTGGTGCAGCCTGATACAGGTTCACATGGCTTTTTTCAACCTGGTGTATCTGTGCCTGGCTTGGTTCCACCTGGTACATATCCACCTGGTCTGGTACAGCCTGGTGGCTATCCACATGGCTTGGTCCAATCTGGTGCCTATCCACGTGGTTTCATGCAGCCTCATGCCGATCAGCGTGGTTTGGTTCAACCTGTAATAGATCAGCATTGGTTGAGGCAATCTGGTACAGATCAAGGCTTGATACCACCAGGCACAGAGCTTCATGGCTTTCCAACATACCATGCAGATCCTCGAAGTTTTATATCACCACGCCCATACCAGCATGGTGTGGCACCTCCTGGCAGAGATCAGTATGGTCGGGTGTCACCACTCGTAGCCAGTCAAGGTTTGGCATCACCAAGTATAGACCGAGAAGGCTTGGTACCACGAGAGACTTATCAACAAGGTTTGATGCGTCCTGGCCCAGACCAGCGTGGCCCAAAACCATTACGCACGGGTGTGGGATCTGCACGCCAGGATCAACAGCATTTGGAAGCACCTGAACCAGAGCAGCATGACCGGGCACATTCTGTCCCAGACTCCCATGGCCCAGGGTACCAAGGTGTAGATCAGTATGTCGAGGTGGGTTTGGACCCAAATGAAATACGCGGCTCAGTCCGACCTGGAGTTTCTGTTCAGACTTCCCCAAGCCAAGGTGCCCCCTTGCTCAGGAGCACACGCTCCCTCGACTATTTATACCGAGGCTTATCAGAAAGGAGTGATGTTCAGGGTGAGAAACGTGATTCACTGGATAAGTTGGCTCCTAGCTTCCCCATGGCAGTGGAAACATTTCGTCTGTTGGGAGAGCTTATCGGCCTCTACCTGGAGCTTAAGGAGAACGTAAAGGATCTGGATGATGAACAAGCTGGCCAAACAGACTTGGAGAAGATCCAGTACCTGCTGACACTGATGG TCAAGAAGTCCATACCCGCTGACCTGCAGGAACAGCTGAAGACCTTAAAGGCCTTGACCAAAGAAGTCCAGCAGGAAAAAGCAAAA CTGGAGAAGGTGAACAGGAtcctggagggggagggagagcaaGAAACAGGAAAGGAGGTGAACGCTGGCCAGCTGAGCCTGCAGCTGGATGTCCTCAG AGTCACCGTGGCTGACATCGAGAAGGAGCTGGCGGAGCTGAGGGAGAGTCAAGAACGGGGCAAGGTCAGCATGGAACATTCGGTCTCCGAAGCCTCCCTTTACCTGCAGGATCAG TTAGACAAGCTCAGGACGATCATCGAGAACATGATGGCTTCGTCCTCCACGCTGCTGTCCATGAGCATGAGCGCGGCCCCGCACAAGCTCCCGACCACCCTGGCACCCAGCCAGATCGACCCTGCGGCCACCTGCCCAGCCTGCAGCCTGGACCTGAGCCACCGGGTCAGCACGCTGGTGCAGCGCTACGAGCAGCTCCAGGACATGGTCAGCAGCCTGGCTGCCTCCCGGCCCTCCAAGAAGGccaagcagcagagccag GATGAAGAGCTACTGGGCCGCGTGCAGAGCGCCATCCTGCAGGTACAGGGCGACTGTGAGAAACTCAGCATCATCACCGGCAACCTCATAGAGGACCATCGGCAGAGGCAGAAGGACATCGAA GTGTTGTACCAGGGTCTGGAGAAGCTGCAGAAGGAAAAGGCCAACAGGGAACACCTGGAGCTGGAGATCAATGTG AAAGCCGACAAGAGTGCCCTGGCGGCCAAAGTGAGCCGTGTCCAGTTTGACGCCACCACGGAGCAGCTGAACCACATGATGCAGGAGCTGGTGGCCAAGATGAGCGGGCGGGAGGGGGACTGGCAGAAGATGCTGGACAGGCTCCTGGTGCAGATGGACAAcaag CTGGACCGCCTGGAGCTGGACCCAGTGAAGCAGTCACTGGAGGATGGCTGGAAATCCTTGCGACTGCAGCTCAAAGAACGTTCTCCGCTCTACCAGGTGGACGAGGCAGCCGCCATGCGGAG GCAGCTCCTGGCACACTTCCACTGCCTCTCATGTGACCGTCCCCTGGAGATGCCTGTGACTGGACA AGTCATCCCCCTGACTCCTGTGGGCCCAGGCCTGCCCGGGCACCGGTCCATCCGCCCTTACACGGTCTTTGAACTGGAGCAGGTCCGGCAGCAGAGCCGCAA ccTGCAGCTGGGCAGCGCTGCCTTCCCCTGGGGCAACCTGGGGCAGACGGAGCGGAGCGCGGGGCGCCTGCGCAGCTTGCACTCCAAGATGCTGATGGACATCGAGAAGGTGCAGATCCACTTCGGGGGCTCCGTCAAGGCCAGCAGCCAGATGATCCGCGAGCTGCTGCGCTCCCAGTGCCTCGGCTGCCCCTGCTACAGACG GCTGCCAGATGCGGCCGATCACACCTACGGGAGGTCGCCCCGGAGCTGCGGGGGCAGCCACACCCTCACCTACCCCTCCCGCCGCACCCGCCtgcagcacctggcacagggcctgTACCCCACCGAGGAGACCCAGATCGCCAGGAAG CACGACGAGGTGGATATCCTGGGCCTGGACGGACATATTTACAAGGGACGGATGGATACAAGGCTGCCGGACATCCTGAACAAAGACA ATTCGGGGATAAAGCATAAGGCCAAGCAGTCCCGGCCCCACGTGCACCGGCAGCAGTCACTCAGCGACAGCGGTCAGCTGCCCTCACGGTCCCAGAGCGCTCAGATGCTGGCTGGCAACGACTCAG aagaggaaatagggacaGAGTTGCAGCCCAAGCTCTGGCTCCAGGCCCGAGTCCATCCCCTGCTCACGTGTGCCGACTCTCACCTGCCCAGTGAGATGACACCTGACGACAGCTCACCTGCCCAGTGA